The sequence below is a genomic window from Paenibacillus silvisoli.
GATATAGCCCAAATATTGCCCGTCTTCGTCCCACAACGGGTGGCTGACCATGATGACCAAGGCGCCCGCCGCGCTGATGTACGGCTCGGATATGAGCGGCCTCCGTTCCTTCAGCGCCTGCTTCGAGCCTTCGGACGCGATTGTCTTGCCTAAGAGCGGCGGCTTCGCATCCGGCGAAATGCTCACAACCTTGCCGGCTTTATCGACTACCAGCACCGTTTTATACATCGGGTTCGCCCGTTGAATAAGCATGACGCGCTCGTTCAAGTCGGGACGGTCGATCCCTGCCGTCGCGATGCTCTCCGCATTGACCTGCAGGTTCTTCTTCATGCCCGCGAAAAGCTCGTTTACCGTATCGCCGATCTTGGTCGTATACATTTGATTGAGTTGAAAAGACATCGTTATCAGTGAATTTTTCTCATTATGGTAGCTGATCAGCAAGCTGATGCTCAGCGTGATCAGAACGGACAGGACGATGAGCGCGCTCACCATCGTTCGAATGGAAAATCCCTTAGCCCGGAGCATCGCAATCGCCCCCTTTCAAGCGGATGGGATTTTATTCGACAAAAACCGCCAAATTTCCTGCTTTTCCCGAAATGAAAAAACGCCGCTTCCTGCGGCCGGGCAGGCATACGGCGTTTGGCGATCGGCATGCGGCACAATCCGCGTTACAGCTTCTCCAGCAGCTCGATCAGCTCCCAGCTGACGAACTGGTCCTCCCAGGCGATATGGCATAATCCGTCCGCGATTTCCATGATGGTCCCTCTCGTGCCGTCCAGCAAGAACACGACAAAATCCCCGACCTCGAACATCGTTATCACCCCAATCTGAAAACGATTCCGTGACCACCTTTCGGATATTCCCATTTGATGTTCTGATGCGGACAGCCGATCCGGCAGCTTCCGCACTCATGGCAGCCTTCGTAGCCGACATGCATGCGGATCTCCTCCCATTTGTACACCTCCGCCGGACAGAAAATGGTACATAATTTGTCCGGGCAGTTCGTCATGCACACCTCGGCATCCAGAACGGTCAAGTGCGACTTCGTGTCCGCATTGAACCGCAGGAGGTATTGCTTTTCCTCGATGGACTGGCCCTTTGGCACATCGCTCATTTACTTCATCACCTTCCAAGCCCGGTACATATCCCGCGCGATTTTCACCTTCTCCTTGGCGGAGCCGATGTCCCGCCAAATTTTCTTCTGCTTCTCCCGCTTGGACGTTCCGTCGACGGTGAACATCTGGCTCATCGCGCGGTTCATCATCGGGATGTATTGCTCGAAATATTGCGGGAATTTGTCAAAATGATGCGTGGAATCCTTGTACTTCTTCAAATCCTGCCCGACGAAGCTGCCCATCAGCTCCTTCCGGTAGTGGTCCAGGAACGCCTCCGAGAAATCGCCCGCCTGCTTCGCCAGCACGACCGTTTCCGCGGCCAGCCGCCCGGACGTCATCGCCATGTTGGAGCCTTCGCGGTGAATGGCGTTCACGAGCTGCGCCGCATCGCCGACGACCAGCACGCCGTTGCCGACCACCTTCGGCATGGAGTGATAGCCGCCTTCCGGGATCAAATGCGCGAGATATTCCTGCTGCTCCGCGCCTTGGATGTACGGGCGGATCATCGGGTGGTTCTTCACGTAATCGAGCAGATGATGCGGCTTCAGCTTATGCTTGATCATGCCCGAGAGCAGCGTGCCGACACCGAGGCTCAGCGTATCCTTGTTCGTGTAGAGGAACCCCGTGCCGAGGATGCCTTTGGTCGCGTCGCCGAACAGCTCGATGGTGCAGCCCTGACCCTCTTCCAGATTGAAGCGGTCCTCGATCACCTTCTTATCCAGCTTTAAAATTTCCATCGTCGCCAGCGCCACTTCGTCCGGCTTGAACTCCCTATGGAAGCCGAGCGACTTGGCGAGCAGCGAGTTGACGCCGTCGGCGAGCACCACGACATCGGCATACAGCTGACCGTCCGGGCGGTCGGTTTGCACGCCTACCACCTTGCCGTTCTCCACAATGCAGGAGAGAACGACGGTCTCGTTTATGAGCAGCGCGCCTTGCTCCACCGCCTTACCGGCGAACCATTGATCGAATTTCGCCCGCAGCACGGTGAAGTTGTTGTACGGCTCGCGCGCCCACTCCAGCCCCTTGTAGCCGAACGTGGTCGCCGATTCCTTATCCATCATCATGAAGCGCTGCTCCACGATCGGACGCTCCACCGGCGCTTCCTTGTAGAACCCGGGGATGACGTCCTCCATCATCTGCCGGTACAGCACGCCGCCCATGACGTTTTTGGAGCCGGGATACTCCCCCCTTTCCAGCAGCAGCACCTTCACGCCGGCCTTTGCCAGCTCGTAGGCGCAAGCGATGCCGGCCGGCCCCGCGCCGACGACGATACAATCAAACTTTTCGGGCATATGAACTCTCCTTCCCAAGCGCAAGCTTGAACTGCTCGATGAGCAGCGGCACGATTTCGAAGGCATCGCCGACGATGCCGTAGTGGCAGGACTGGAAGATGAGCGCGCCGGGGTCTTTATTGATCGCGATAATCAAGCCGGAGTTTTGCATGCCCACGATATGCTGAATCGCGCCGGAGATGCCGATGGCGATATAAATCTTCGGCGTCACCGTCACGCCCGTCTGGCCGACCTGATGGTGGTGCTCGATCCAGCCGGCCTCGACCACGTCGCGGCTTGCGCCGACGGCGGCGCCGAGCACATCCGCCAGCTCATGAATGAGCTGAAAGCCTGCCGGGCTGCCGAGCCCTTTGCCGCCTGCGACGATCACGTCCGCCTCGTCGATGCGCACGCGCTTCACCGTCTGGCGCACGATCTCGAGCACCTTCGTCCGGACGTCCTCCTCGCGCAGCTCGATGGACTCCTGGGTCACCGTCCCGATGCGGGACTCGTCGCGCGGCAGCGCCCGCACGACCTTCGGTCTTACCGTGGCCATTTGCGGCCGGTATTTCTTGCATAGAATCGTCGCCATGATGTTGCCGCCAAAGGCGGGCCGGCTTGCGAGAAGGAGACCTGTGTCCTCTTCCACGTCCAGCTGCGTAGTATCAGCGGTGAGGCCTGTCGGGAGGTCCGTGGCGACGGCGCTTGCCAAATCCTTGCCCGTCGACGTTGCTCCGTAGAGGATAATCTCGGGCTTGTATTTCTCCGTGCAGGCGAGCAGCGCCCGCATAAACGTTTCGGTCCGGTAATGCTTGAAAATCGGCGCGTCGTATACGTAAACCTGATCCGCGCCGTAATAGATGGCTTCCTCCGCAAGCGCGCTCACCCCATCGCCAATAAGTACGCCGGCCAGCTCCGTCTTCCGTTTGTCGGCAAGCTGCCTTCCCGCGCCCAGCAGCTCCTTCGCTACGGGGACGATCGCCCCGTCCTTCACTTCCATGAACACCCATACTCCGCGGTAATCCTCGAAGCTCATGACGACGATTCCCCCTTCGCTTGGAACAGCTCTTTCTTCTCCAGCAAAACGCCAAGCAGCAGACCGACCTGCTCCGCCGCCGCTCCCTCCAGCATCTGTCCGCCCTGCGGCTTCTGCGGCGCCCATACCGAGGAAACGATGGTCGGCGACCCTTTGAGCCCCAGCTGCGCTTTGTCGACATCCTCCAGGTCGCTGACCGACCAGATATGCGGGTTATACCGGGCAGCTCTTAACATGTTGGGCATCGTCGAGTATGGCACCTCGTTAATGTCCTTCTCCACGGAAAACAGACACGGCATCGTCGACGACACAACCTCGTAGCCGTCCTCCAGCTTGCGATGGAGAATCGCAATGCCTTTCTCCTTGTCGATCTCGACGATCTTCTTGACCGAGGTAAGCGGCGGAATGTCGAGCCGGCGCGCAATGCCCGGCCCCACTTGACCGGTATCGCCGTCGATCGTCATTTTGCCGCATACGATAAGGTCGATCGGGCGTTCCTTGGCGATTTTGTGAAGCGCTTTCGTTAATGCGTAGCTTGTGGCGAGCGTATCCGCTCCGGCGAATGCGCGGTCCGAAATCATGTACCCCTCGTCTGCGCCGATCTCGATGCACTTGCGAATCGCTTTGACGGCCGGAGGCGGCCCCATCGTAAGCACCGACACGGTCCCGCCGTAGCGCTGCTTCAGCCGGACCGCTTCCTCCACCGCGTGCGCGTCGTAGGGATTCAGAATCGCCGGCGCGCTGGCACGATCCATCGTGTTCGTTTTGGGGTTCATCTTGATGATTTTCGTATCCGGCACTTGCTTAATGCAGGCGACAATATGCAGCATCCCTTCAGCACCTCTCGTCTAAATACTAAAATATATATAGGTGCACGCGATAGAAAATGCCTGGCCACAACAAAGGCTTGAACAATTATTGTTCAAGCCTATTGAAATCCTGACCGAAACACCCAATCGCACAATAGGGGAATATCATAAGCTAGTCTTGTGCATGGATCTCTTCTGCGACCTTCTTGTGGGGGTCTTTTTTTTTTGTGTGCGGCCGTCCGTTAACGCGAACGTGACAATACCGCGCATGACCTCAGCCCCGCGAGGGTTACTTAGGTGCATACATGGTCTTCACGTGCTGAACGTTAATTAGTTTGCCGCTTCCGTTCGCGTCGATGAATTCGACGATGCCGCTGTTCACCTTCTTGATGACGCCAAGCTTAGCCGCGTGGCCGCCGAGATCCATGACGACCATGCCGCCTTCTTCCTTCTTGAACAATTCCTCGAAGCTTCCTGCGCTGACGGGAACGAGAGGCTTCATCGCCAGTTGATTCACGTTTCTCGCATAGGGGATATGGGAGGTCGGATAAGGAATGAGCCATTTTAGGTGGCGCGTCGACACGTAAATCGCATTGTAGATCGGCGAGTGGATGACGAGGAAGTCGCTCATGACGCCGTGCAGGTAGCCATGGATCGGTTTGCTGCCGCTGACATAGACCTCGACGAACAGTCCTTTCGCTTCCTGGAGAACCGTTGCCATCGTGATCGAGTCGGGATGGAGCAATACGGACGGTTCATCGGCGCCGCTTTCATTTCCGCCTTCGCCGGCCGGGTCCGGCTTCAAACTGAGCACGTGGACGGTCGGAATATACAAGTACCTGTCTTGGTGATACAGAACCAGAATATCCGGACCGACATCGACCAACTTACCCGGTAGTAGCTGTTTGCCGGTCACCTCCACGATCATGTTTGCTGCAAGATAGGGTAACAATTCGTTCAAGCCAGTCCCTCCTTTAAGCTTGCTTTGCTTTTAAAAAATCCAGTGAACCCAATACGTGAGCAGCACAAGCGTTACCAGCACCGTTATTGGGATGACGATAACCGTTACTTTCACATACTCGCCCCAGCTGATTTTCACGCCTCCTTTGCGAACGATGTGCATCCACATGATGGTGGCCAGCGTACCGATCGGGAGCAGAAGCGAACCGATGTCGCTGCCGATGACGCTCGCCAGATAAGAAACTTTCAGCGTCAGCGGGTCAAGTCCCATATTCGTCAGCGTCAGTGTGCCGACCATCAGGGCCGGATGGTTGTTGAACAGGTTGGACAATAAGGTGAGCAGTACGCCCATCAGGACGCTTGCATGCAGCAGGCTGCCGGAGACAAGAGGCTGCAAATGATCAATGAGCCAAGTCGTTAAGCCGATATTTTTCAATCCGTAAATGATCACGTACATACCGAACGCAAAAACCAAGATATACCAAGGCGTTTTCTTCAACATGTCGGTCGGCGGCACTTTCAGGTAAACCCAGCGCCAGCCGAGCAGAGCGGCCGATCCGATCACAGCCATGAGCGACACCGGGAAATGAATATACGATGCGACGAACAGGCTGGCCCGCACGCAGAAGATAAAGATGAGCACGTTCCGCATAAACTTGCCGCGGTTTTCCGCGATCGGCACATCCCCTTTCAGCGGATGGCCGCCCGGCGGGAAATTCCATTTCTGAATGACGGGCAGCTTCTTCGGCAGCGTCTTGTAGAAGAGAGCGAACAGGAGCACCGTAAGGAACGCCAGCCCCAGAAAGGCCGGAACGAACATCATCGCCGTTTGCATGTACAGATCCATATGAACGATTTTGAGCGCGATGAGGTTGACGATATTGCTTACGCCGATCGGGGCGCTGGAGGCGGTGGCAATTAAGGCGCCGGAGAGGAGATACGGGATTTTCTGGTGGTTTTTGAGCCCCATGTTCTTGAGCAGCATGAGCAGAATCGGCGTCGTGATCAAAATGCTGCCGTCATTGTTGACGAAGAGCGTCATGAGAAAACAGAACAGGTTGGTGAACCAAAACAAGCGAATGCCGGAGCCTCGCGCCGCGCGGGTCAATAGCTCGGCCGCCCAGTTGAAGAAGCCGAAGCTCTCGAGCACGATCGCCATGACGATGGTCGCCGTGATCGTAATGGCTGCGCCGCCGATCGTTTCCAAGATTGCGCCGAGGTCGGTAAACGATACGGTGCCGGTCAGAAACACGATCGCCGCTCCGATGGTAGCCGGAATCGCTTCATTGACTTTAGGCCGCCATAAAATGAAGCCGATGGTGAGGAAGAAGGTACAGATGGTAATCAAATTCATTAAGTCGTGCATGTTTTTACCTCTCTTCAGATTTCATATCTCTAGTCCTTCAGTCTCCTTTCAAAGCCGATTCGCAACGCCCACTAACTTGCGCTATTTTCATAGATTCCTCCTTTCTGCGCCCTTCTCTTGCGGCGATCTACTGTATTTATATGTACATGACAGATGGCTCGTACTGGACAATACCCCCGAATCTATGAAAACCATCACCTATCAACACGTGATAGATGCCTCCGAATGACTGATGCCGGGTCGAGACGACTGCCTATCGCCCAGTGTTATCGGCATGACAAACAACCACTGCCCCAGGAGGGACAGTGGTTGTTTGTTGTGTTGTATAACACTAATTGATATAACCCGCATAAGCCAGCCAGCGCTTCAGCGCAACCGCCGCTTCCGCGCGCGTGGTCTTCGCTTTCGGCACGAACGCCCCTTCGCCGTTGCCTTGCAGAATGCCTGCCCCGGCCGTTAGCGCTACGGCGTCTTGAGCCCAGCCCGCAATGCTCGCTTTGTCCGTGAAGGTAAGCGGGGACGGCCGTTCGGCCGCATTGCCCGCAAATGCAAGCGCTCCGGCCAGCATGACCGCCATTTCCTCGCGCGAAATCGTCGCGCTTGGCTCGAATGCGTCGCGGCTGCGCCCCGTGACGATCCACGCGTCCGCCATGGCGCGAACGGCGCTCGCGTACCACTTGTCCGCCGGCACATCCGCGAAGGACGTCGCGGTCTCCGTCATTTCAAGGCCGAGCGCCCTAGCGAGCATCGCGGTAAATTCCGCCCGCGTTACCGGTAGGCCCGGCGCGAACGTATCCGCGGACATGCCTTTGATCAGCAGCCTTGAAGCAAGGTCTTCGACTTCTTTCTGTGCCCAATGCCCCGTCACATCGGCGAACGATTTCGACGGCATTTCCGCGATCGCGTACAAGCTTGCGTGCGGCGCTTGAATGACCGCTTTCACATGGCCGTCTTTCGCCGTTACCGCTGCCGGAATGAACGATAGCGCTCCGGTTTCAGGGTCGATCAGCACCGCCATGTAGCGCTTGCCTTCGTCTTGTCCTTCTGCCGTTATCGTCCGCGAAACATACGTGCCGCCGAAGTTCGTCAGCTCTTCGGACTTGCCTTTGCCCGCAATCGTTACCGTGAAGTTGACGGCGTCGATAAGAGTGATCCCCTGCGCTTTCGCAGCCTTACCGATGAACTGTCGCTGCCCCTGATTCGGCACGGCCAGCGAGATCGTGATCGTCATTGCGTTCAGATCGGGATCCAGCCGACTCAAGATAATGAGCGGCAGCTTAAAGCTCGCTTCTCCAGTTTCAACGGCAATTGCCGCATCCGGATACAGCTTGGCTGTATCCGCCAGCATCGCTGCCGGCAGCACCATGTCCGTGCGGTCCGCCGCTTGCTCGACGCGAATGTCGACCGTTCGCTTGCCCGCATCCGCTTGCTTCAGAAGCTCCAGCGCTTTGGCCAAACGTCCCTCGTCCGGAGTAACCGTGAGGCTAGATTGGCCTTCCGGCGTATTGCCGGCCTTGATCTCGCCCGCGCCCGGCTTTAGCTCGATGCCGTTGCCGCCGGCCGCGGGAGCCACCGGCGCGTTCGGCATCACAGGGAGTCCTGGCGACGGTTCGTCCGCTCCATCGACGAAGTCTTCGAGCGTTTTGCCGTGGATCGTTTCCTGCGGCGTCGTTCCCGCTTGTTCCGGACCGACCTCCAAGAAATTGTCGACGATGTACTGCATGTCCTTCGCATCGACCACGCCATCCTGATTGAGATCTTCGATGCGGTAAGGCGCGTCCGCCCGCTTGTCGTACTGCTTCGCCACCTGCTCGGCATCCAGAATGTCGATGATGTCGTCGTTATTGACATCGCCGGCAAGAGCTAGCGGCTGCTTCGAGGCTACGAACGTATCGGAGCCGATGAACTCGCCGAACATCGTACGCCCCAGCTTCACGGGCAGCTTGCTCGTCAGATGGCCGGGCACCTCGACGTACACGTCCGTGTAGCCGTCTTCAACTGGAATATCATGAATGATCACGGCTCCGGAGGTGCCGATCTCGCCCTCGATCCTGTTACCGTCCCTGTCCCTCGCATAGGCTTTGGCGCCGAGCTGCGCGTAATCCTTCGACCAATCCAGATCGGCGTAATCCTCATAAAACGTCATAAACGCTTCCGGCCATAGCTGCGTCGTCAGCAGCGAGTGCGATGGCATCACCTTGAAGCCGTCGATCTGATTGAAAACCGGGATCGTTTGCGGCTCTTCGAGGCCGGCTTGCCCATAGGTGAACGGCTCGATGTGCTGCTCGATGTTCATTTTGTCCAGGCCGACGTAATACTCGTCCTCCACCAGCTTGAAGGTCACGTCTAGAAATGGCATATCCCCGTCCAATCCCTTAAAGTCGCTGCCCGTCAAGGAAGCGCCCAGCTTCACGGCGTTCTTGGACTCCCACAGGTCATCCTGGCCGATAACCGGCTCATCCAGCGTGACGGATGCACCAAGTTCCTCGGCAAGCGCCTGGAAAGCCGGGTTCACTTGTACGCCGACGAATTGATAGAGGTCCCTGAAGTATTTAGCCGTAAACTGCCCGGACACGAAGGACTTGACGTTGTTTAGGTTCAGCGTCATCGTCACTTCGTCGTTCAAGTACAGCTTGTCCTTATCGTACTCC
It includes:
- a CDS encoding ferredoxin family protein encodes the protein MSDVPKGQSIEEKQYLLRFNADTKSHLTVLDAEVCMTNCPDKLCTIFCPAEVYKWEEIRMHVGYEGCHECGSCRIGCPHQNIKWEYPKGGHGIVFRLG
- a CDS encoding FAD-dependent oxidoreductase yields the protein MPEKFDCIVVGAGPAGIACAYELAKAGVKVLLLERGEYPGSKNVMGGVLYRQMMEDVIPGFYKEAPVERPIVEQRFMMMDKESATTFGYKGLEWAREPYNNFTVLRAKFDQWFAGKAVEQGALLINETVVLSCIVENGKVVGVQTDRPDGQLYADVVVLADGVNSLLAKSLGFHREFKPDEVALATMEILKLDKKVIEDRFNLEEGQGCTIELFGDATKGILGTGFLYTNKDTLSLGVGTLLSGMIKHKLKPHHLLDYVKNHPMIRPYIQGAEQQEYLAHLIPEGGYHSMPKVVGNGVLVVGDAAQLVNAIHREGSNMAMTSGRLAAETVVLAKQAGDFSEAFLDHYRKELMGSFVGQDLKKYKDSTHHFDKFPQYFEQYIPMMNRAMSQMFTVDGTSKREKQKKIWRDIGSAKEKVKIARDMYRAWKVMK
- a CDS encoding electron transfer flavoprotein subunit alpha/FixB family protein, whose amino-acid sequence is MSFEDYRGVWVFMEVKDGAIVPVAKELLGAGRQLADKRKTELAGVLIGDGVSALAEEAIYYGADQVYVYDAPIFKHYRTETFMRALLACTEKYKPEIILYGATSTGKDLASAVATDLPTGLTADTTQLDVEEDTGLLLASRPAFGGNIMATILCKKYRPQMATVRPKVVRALPRDESRIGTVTQESIELREEDVRTKVLEIVRQTVKRVRIDEADVIVAGGKGLGSPAGFQLIHELADVLGAAVGASRDVVEAGWIEHHHQVGQTGVTVTPKIYIAIGISGAIQHIVGMQNSGLIIAINKDPGALIFQSCHYGIVGDAFEIVPLLIEQFKLALGKESSYARKV
- a CDS encoding electron transfer flavoprotein subunit beta/FixA family protein; its protein translation is MLHIVACIKQVPDTKIIKMNPKTNTMDRASAPAILNPYDAHAVEEAVRLKQRYGGTVSVLTMGPPPAVKAIRKCIEIGADEGYMISDRAFAGADTLATSYALTKALHKIAKERPIDLIVCGKMTIDGDTGQVGPGIARRLDIPPLTSVKKIVEIDKEKGIAILHRKLEDGYEVVSSTMPCLFSVEKDINEVPYSTMPNMLRAARYNPHIWSVSDLEDVDKAQLGLKGSPTIVSSVWAPQKPQGGQMLEGAAAEQVGLLLGVLLEKKELFQAKGESSS
- a CDS encoding DUF2642 domain-containing protein encodes the protein MNELLPYLAANMIVEVTGKQLLPGKLVDVGPDILVLYHQDRYLYIPTVHVLSLKPDPAGEGGNESGADEPSVLLHPDSITMATVLQEAKGLFVEVYVSGSKPIHGYLHGVMSDFLVIHSPIYNAIYVSTRHLKWLIPYPTSHIPYARNVNQLAMKPLVPVSAGSFEELFKKEEGGMVVMDLGGHAAKLGVIKKVNSGIVEFIDANGSGKLINVQHVKTMYAPK
- a CDS encoding arsenic transporter — encoded protein: MHDLMNLITICTFFLTIGFILWRPKVNEAIPATIGAAIVFLTGTVSFTDLGAILETIGGAAITITATIVMAIVLESFGFFNWAAELLTRAARGSGIRLFWFTNLFCFLMTLFVNNDGSILITTPILLMLLKNMGLKNHQKIPYLLSGALIATASSAPIGVSNIVNLIALKIVHMDLYMQTAMMFVPAFLGLAFLTVLLFALFYKTLPKKLPVIQKWNFPPGGHPLKGDVPIAENRGKFMRNVLIFIFCVRASLFVASYIHFPVSLMAVIGSAALLGWRWVYLKVPPTDMLKKTPWYILVFAFGMYVIIYGLKNIGLTTWLIDHLQPLVSGSLLHASVLMGVLLTLLSNLFNNHPALMVGTLTLTNMGLDPLTLKVSYLASVIGSDIGSLLLPIGTLATIMWMHIVRKGGVKISWGEYVKVTVIVIPITVLVTLVLLTYWVHWIF